A genomic segment from Nicotiana tabacum cultivar K326 chromosome 7, ASM71507v2, whole genome shotgun sequence encodes:
- the LOC107815388 gene encoding heavy metal-associated isoprenylated plant protein 32 → MNKQEMLKTQTCVLKVNIHCDGCKQKVKKKLQKIEGVYTVKIDADQSKVTVTGNVDPNTLVKKLVKSGKHAEIWGGQKGGGSNFNMMNNQFMNMQMDNFKGGKDNKSQKGGGGGNKEQPKGGGGAQQFLQMMQNLKGSKDNFKMPNAKDQKSVKFNLPEDEFDDEFDDDFDDDEDEFDSDSDDGFDGRPVGKMMPAMGGGHGPQGINAMMNANLKGGAMNNNGGNGKKGGGGGVEIPVQMKGMVGNHHDGKNNNGGKQGKGGNQNQSGGKNGGKNGGGGGLLDGKNGGVNGKGNNNGSFGGKNGGGGKMDGGLMMNSMQQGPHGMSMGQKGGGPMSMGPMGNYPMGQMGQNMPAAQGLPASGGAGYYPGMGQGNPYSQQQQQYMAQMMMNQQQQQRPAGYDMYGAHPMMYARPHPAVSYGPPMGAPVHDNFTHMFSDENTGSCSIM, encoded by the exons ATGAATAAACAAGAAATGTTGAAGACTCAG ACTTGTGTTCTTAAAGTGAATATACACTGTGATGGCTGCAAACAGAAAGTGAAGAAAAAACTGCAGAAGATTGAAG GAGTTTACACTGTGAAGATAGATGCAGACCAAAGTAAAGTAACAGTGACAGGAAATGTTGATCCAAACACACTGGTAAAGAAACTAGTGAAATCAGGAAAACATGCAGAGATATGGGGAGGACAAAAAGGAGGAGGTTCTAATTTCAATATGATGAACAATCAGTTCATGAACATGCAAATGGACAATTTCAAAGGTGGTAAAGACAACAAATCTCAAAAGGGTGGTGGCGGCGGAAATAAGGAACAGCCAAAGGGGGGTGGGGGTGCACAACAGTTTCTTCAGATGATGCAAAACCTCAAAGGTTCTAAGGATAATTTCAAGATGCCTAATGCAAAGGACCAAAAATCTGTTAAGTTCAATTTGCCTGAGGATGAGTTCGATGATGAGTTCGATGATGATTTTGACGATGATGAAGATGAGTTTGATTCTGATTCTGATGATGGTTTCGATGGCCGACCGGTCGGCAAAATGATGCCTGCTATGGGGGGTGGTCATGGACCCCAAGGGATTAATGCAATGATGAATGCAAATTTAAAGGGTGGGGCTATGAATAATAATGGTGGAAATGGCAAgaaaggtggtggtggtgggGTTGAAATCCCTGTACAAATGAAGGGAATGGTTGGAAATCATCATGATGGTAAGAACAATAATGGAGGAAAACAGGGTAAGGGAGGGAATCAGAATCAAAGTGGTGGTAAAAATGGTGGCAAAAATGGAGGTGGTGGGGGTCTACTAGATGGTAAAAATGGAGGGGTAAATGGTAAAGGTAACAATAATGGAAGTTTTGGAGGAAAGAATGGTGGGGGAGGGAAGATGGATGGAGGCTTAATGATGAATAGTATGCAACAAGGACCTCATGGGATGAGTATGGGCCAAAAAGGCGGAGGCCCGATGAGTATGGGCCCGATGGGTAATTATCCGATGGGCCAAATGGGGCAGAATATGCCGGCAGCTCAAGGACTTCCCGCCTCCGGTGGGGCTGGGTATTACCCCGGGATGGGACAGGGCAACCCTTatagccaacaacaacaacagtacaTGGCACAAATGATGATGAACCAGCAGCAACAACAGCGGCCAGCCGGATATGATATGTACGGCGCCCATCCGATGATGTACGCCCGGCCGCATCCAGCCGTGAGTTACGGGCCGCCTATGGGAGCTCCGGTGCATGATAATTTTACTCATATGTTTAGTGATGAGAATACAGGCAGTTGTAGTATCATGTAA